Part of the Propioniciclava sp. MC1595 genome is shown below.
GAGTGCTTGGCCAGCGGGCGCACCATACCGGGCGGGGCGTCGGGGATGACGAGGTTGCCGTCGTCGACCATGTCCGAGCGCAGCACCGCGCCGGCCGCCACGACGGTGCCGAAGCCGGTGTAGACCGGGCCCACCGCGCCGCCCTGGCCACCCAGGAAGATCGCGGGCCGGTCGAGCATGACGCCGCGGGCCACGTCACCGAACAGGGACGCCGTGGTCTTGTTCCCGTCGGGGGTGTAGTTGAAGTGGATGTAGGACGAGCCGACCTCGGAGTGGTCCGAGCGCGAGGTGCCGCCCGACATCAGGCAGTCGCAGAAGTTGATCAGGCTGCCCAGCGTCACGAACGGGAACAGGATCGTCTGCTTGAGCCCGACGGTGTGCGCCCCGTTCGCCTCCTCCTCGAGGATCGACCCCTCGCGCACGTGCGCGCCCGAGCCCATGTTCGCCCCGTCGAGGAACACCGCCTTGCTGACGTAGCCGCCCTTGAGGTCGACGTTGGGGCCCAGCTGGGAGCTCTCGACGGTGACCGGGGTCTCGGCGCCGAGCGTGCAACCGGCGGAGATGACCGTGGACGGCCCGCGCAACCGCGTGCCGTTGTGCAGCGTCACCCCGTCGCCGGAGATCTTGTCGACGTCGACGTCCTCGGCGATGTCGACGCTCGCGGGGTTCGGGATGCGCACCCCCTTGTCGAGCAGTGCTTGCAGGGCGGCGTCCCGGTGGCTCATGTCCCGGAATCCTACTGCCGGCCCACGCGCCCGGTGCAGAGGCGGGCGGGGTCAGTCGTCCCGCAGTGCGGTGGACGGTGGCTCAGGCACGGGCACCGGCGGCGCGGCCTCGCCCGAGAGTTCGGCCTCGCGCTCGGCGCGCGACGGAACCTGCGCGACGAGGATGCCGGTCATCATCAGGGCCGCGCCGACGTAGCCGAGGGTGGTGAACCGCTCGCCCAGCAGCAGGGCGCCGCCGACGGCGCCCCAGAGCGACTCCAGCGACATGATCATCGCCGCGATGGACGCCCGGGCGTGCCGCTGGCCCAGCACCTGCAGCGTGAAGGCGACGCCGGTGGACAGGATGCCCGCGAACGCCACCGCCCCGAACGCGGGCAGCAGCCCGGCGAACGCGTCGGGCGACTGGACGACGGCGATCACGTGCGAGACGACCGCCATGACGGCGAACTGGGCCACCGACAGCCGGATCGGGTCCACGCGGCGGGCGAACCGCCCCACGCCGAGGATCTGGAACGTCCAGAACAGGGTGCCGATGAGCACGAGCAGGTCGCCGGCGCCGATGGTGCCGCCGGTCCAGGTCAGCAGGAACAGCCCGGGCACCGCGAGCGCGATGCCGGCCCACGTGAACCCGGTGGTCCTCTGACCGAACAGCACCCCCGCCAGCGGCACCAGGACCATGTAGAGCCCGGTCACGAACGAGGCGTTGCCGGCCGTGG
Proteins encoded:
- a CDS encoding UDP-N-acetylglucosamine pyrophosphorylase, which translates into the protein MSHRDAALQALLDKGVRIPNPASVDIAEDVDVDKISGDGVTLHNGTRLRGPSTVISAGCTLGAETPVTVESSQLGPNVDLKGGYVSKAVFLDGANMGSGAHVREGSILEEEANGAHTVGLKQTILFPFVTLGSLINFCDCLMSGGTSRSDHSEVGSSYIHFNYTPDGNKTTASLFGDVARGVMLDRPAIFLGGQGGAVGPVYTGFGTVVAAGAVLRSDMVDDGNLVIPDAPPGMVRPLAKHSYKQLPRLLRRNLTYVASLDALEAWYRGVRRPFFAAQELGDLVYEGALAALASGRSERVKRIRALVGHLDDADEGRRQLRENLDAVLGVFGTPEEPVPDALAAELDPASGYLAAVKGLTPEARAAGTGWLQGIIDGRLAHAADLLPALDLRG
- a CDS encoding DMT family transporter, encoding MRQDTRAYLLLVGCSLIWGFTFVAQRLGAEHLGAYAFNAARGYLGVLALLPLVWFLDTRAARSPHERLQAWRSVVKPGLFIGLMLTGGQTLQQLGIEQTTAGNASFVTGLYMVLVPLAGVLFGQRTTGFTWAGIALAVPGLFLLTWTGGTIGAGDLLVLIGTLFWTFQILGVGRFARRVDPIRLSVAQFAVMAVVSHVIAVVQSPDAFAGLLPAFGAVAFAGILSTGVAFTLQVLGQRHARASIAAMIMSLESLWGAVGGALLLGERFTTLGYVGAALMMTGILVAQVPSRAEREAELSGEAAPPVPVPEPPSTALRDD